From a single Osmerus eperlanus chromosome 8, fOsmEpe2.1, whole genome shotgun sequence genomic region:
- the LOC134025215 gene encoding zinc finger protein 679-like, translating into MMIHTREKPYSCDLCGKTFRLAGTLNVHHRIHTQERPYSCDLCGKTFSHAGTLRGHRRIHTGEKPYSCDFCGDLKKHSRIHTGEKPYSCDFCGETFSRAGTLNIHCRIHTGEKPHTCECCDKAFSTSGDLKKHSRIHTGEKSYICPH; encoded by the exons ATGATGATCCACACtcgagagaagccctacagctgtgacctctgtggtaaaacctttcgcCTGGCTGGTACTCTCAACGTTCACCACAGGATCCACACTCAAGAgaggccctacagctgtgacctctgtggtaaaacctttagccatgctgGCACCTTAAGaggtcaccgcaggatccacactggagagaagccctacagctgtgacttcTGTG GTGATTTGAAGaaacacagcaggatccacacaggagagaagccctacagctgtgactttTGTGGTGAAACTTTTAGCCGTGCTGGTACTCTCAACAttcactgcaggatccacactggagaaaagCCTCACACCTGTGAATGCTGTGATAAAGCCTTCTCAACCTCAGGTGATTTGAAGaaacacagcaggatccacacaggagagaagtcCTACATATGTCCACACTGA